The Paraburkholderia sabiae genome includes a region encoding these proteins:
- a CDS encoding cupin domain-containing protein, with translation MTTPSISRQRAPHDIARTTADWDTWHCDSSTFQHRYVPGATFYVVAGRARLTFAHGAQLDIEAGDFVSIGEGAEAVWEISAPIETRYRYHVDSSAATEA, from the coding sequence ATGACGACTCCATCCATCTCCAGGCAACGTGCGCCGCACGACATCGCGCGCACGACCGCCGATTGGGACACGTGGCATTGCGACAGCAGCACGTTTCAGCATCGCTATGTGCCGGGCGCGACGTTTTACGTCGTTGCAGGGCGCGCACGGTTGACCTTTGCACATGGCGCGCAACTCGATATCGAAGCAGGGGACTTTGTCTCGATCGGTGAGGGCGCGGAAGCGGTGTGGGAGATCTCGGCGCCGATCGAAACGCGCTACCGATATCACGTCGACAGTAGCGCAGCGACAGAGGCATGA
- a CDS encoding glycine betaine ABC transporter substrate-binding protein has protein sequence MINLLRLFTRLLPVVFLLTVATARAEDKSITIGVNNWAENIAVANMWKVLLDEKGIKVQLQNADKALIYNSVAQGKIDLTFEVWLPSGDKPAFDKVKDRVVQIGPWFKEANLGLVVPDYVAVDSIDQLNANKTLFASAGRPKIVGIDSGSSLMQLTEKAKKAYQLDYDIQSSSESAMVLSLERAIQRKEPVVVTLWKPHWIWSKYKLKYLKDPKGAYGATDSIYGIETQAFRNQHPDVERWLQQWKMDDNSLGGLMSEIIRQGASTPEKGAKAWVDANRPLVQQWMK, from the coding sequence ATGATCAACTTGCTGAGATTGTTCACGCGGCTATTGCCCGTCGTGTTTCTGCTGACCGTCGCCACTGCGCGTGCCGAAGACAAATCGATCACGATCGGCGTGAACAACTGGGCGGAGAACATCGCCGTCGCGAACATGTGGAAAGTTCTTCTCGACGAGAAGGGCATCAAGGTTCAGTTGCAGAACGCGGACAAGGCGCTCATCTACAACAGCGTTGCGCAAGGAAAAATCGATCTGACCTTCGAAGTGTGGCTTCCGTCAGGCGACAAGCCTGCGTTCGACAAGGTCAAAGACAGGGTCGTGCAGATCGGACCGTGGTTCAAGGAAGCCAATCTGGGTCTGGTCGTTCCCGACTATGTCGCTGTCGACAGCATCGATCAGCTGAACGCGAACAAAACGCTGTTCGCATCCGCTGGCAGGCCGAAGATCGTCGGCATCGACTCCGGCAGCAGTCTGATGCAGCTGACGGAGAAAGCGAAGAAGGCTTATCAGCTCGACTATGACATTCAGTCGTCGTCCGAGTCTGCGATGGTGCTGTCGCTCGAGCGCGCGATCCAACGCAAGGAGCCTGTTGTCGTGACGCTCTGGAAACCGCACTGGATCTGGTCGAAGTACAAGCTCAAGTACCTGAAGGACCCGAAAGGCGCTTACGGTGCAACAGACTCGATCTACGGCATCGAAACCCAGGCGTTCAGGAACCAGCATCCCGATGTCGAGCGCTGGTTGCAGCAGTGGAAGATGGATGACAACTCGTTGGGCGGCCTGATGTCGGAGATCATCAGGCAAGGCGCGTCGACGCCCGAGAAAGGCGCGAAGGCATGGGTCGATGCGAACCGTCCGCTGGTTCAACAGTGGATGAAGTAG
- a CDS encoding M24 family metallopeptidase, with protein sequence MTTLDWHRERHDLSDLQSLDRSSHGSDIDLVSVRAYRLGRVRAEMRKREIAALIVSDPVNIRYATGARNMQVFCARNTPSRYLIVTESRTILFEFTGCEHLANGLETIDEVRPSSTASFVAAGPAIAAREKAWAADMAATLTELVGPNATVGIERMNAGAAIALASHGVRLVDAQEPIEMARAIKSAEELKCVIASLRATEVAVGKLRDAIRPGMSENELWSVLHQSVIAQDGDYVETRLLSAGRRTNPWFQETSSHVIEPNQLIALDTDVVGCHGYYSDFSRTFHAGPDKPGETQRTLYKLAHEQVHHNIGIIQPGMTFREYSDKAWNIPDKYHANRYYLSAHGCGMTGEYPYLYHHADFPASGYDGEIQPGMTLCVESYIGEEGGQEGVKLEQQLLVTETGTQLLSLFPFEETLLG encoded by the coding sequence ATGACCACGCTAGACTGGCATCGCGAGCGGCACGATCTTTCGGATCTTCAGTCGCTCGATCGCTCTTCGCACGGCTCCGACATCGATCTCGTGTCGGTACGGGCGTATCGCCTTGGCAGAGTTCGCGCAGAAATGCGAAAGCGCGAAATCGCGGCCCTGATCGTCAGCGATCCGGTGAACATCCGCTACGCCACCGGCGCTCGCAACATGCAGGTTTTTTGCGCCCGGAACACGCCTTCGCGTTACCTCATCGTCACCGAAAGCCGGACGATCCTGTTCGAGTTCACCGGTTGCGAGCACCTGGCCAATGGTCTCGAGACCATCGACGAGGTCCGTCCATCGTCGACCGCGAGTTTCGTCGCCGCAGGTCCCGCCATCGCGGCGCGGGAAAAAGCATGGGCGGCCGATATGGCAGCCACGCTGACCGAACTCGTCGGTCCGAACGCCACGGTCGGTATCGAACGCATGAACGCCGGAGCGGCGATTGCGCTTGCAAGTCATGGCGTGCGTCTGGTGGATGCGCAGGAGCCGATCGAAATGGCGCGCGCGATCAAGTCCGCCGAGGAACTCAAGTGCGTCATCGCTTCACTGCGGGCGACGGAAGTCGCCGTCGGAAAGCTCCGCGATGCGATTCGACCCGGCATGTCGGAGAACGAGTTGTGGTCTGTGCTGCATCAATCGGTTATTGCGCAGGACGGCGACTACGTCGAGACGCGTCTGTTGAGTGCCGGGCGTCGAACCAACCCGTGGTTTCAGGAAACATCGAGTCATGTGATCGAGCCGAACCAGCTGATAGCGCTCGATACCGATGTCGTCGGCTGTCATGGCTACTACTCCGACTTCTCCCGTACCTTCCACGCCGGGCCGGACAAGCCGGGTGAAACGCAACGCACGCTTTACAAGCTCGCTCACGAGCAGGTGCATCACAACATCGGGATCATCCAGCCAGGCATGACGTTCAGGGAGTACAGCGACAAAGCCTGGAACATCCCGGACAAGTATCACGCGAATCGCTATTACCTGTCGGCACATGGGTGCGGCATGACGGGCGAATATCCGTACCTCTACCATCACGCGGACTTTCCAGCGTCGGGCTACGACGGCGAAATCCAGCCGGGGATGACGCTGTGCGTCGAGAGCTACATCGGCGAAGAGGGCGGACAGGAAGGCGTAAAGCTCGAACAGCAGTTACTCGTGACGGAGACGGGCACGCAGCTGCTTTCGCTTTTCCCGTTCGAAGAAACATTGCTGGGCTAA
- a CDS encoding LysR substrate-binding domain-containing protein codes for MKSLRHRLPPLTSLMFFEAAARTLNFTRAAEELHVSQAAVSKQIRQLEERLGFALFERVGRRVQLSPRGMQLHGKVSAAFNYLADAVDEISVRRTTSMVTLAANTAISHFWLSEVMKDFRDRNPGFSASIRTITSDQPSDLFDDSVDLVVAYDPGERINWTAQLLFEEEIFPVASPAYIESHPLVGDGPEALLSQVLLEYELIQPNWINWAIWFRSLGVDPRRVRATEYGNNYNVLVDAASRGRGVTLGTRHLLDAEIRSGKLARLSSLSVRPGRGYFLMRNDQRPFSAEVEQLHRWIASYRVNQEIREGA; via the coding sequence ATGAAGAGCCTGCGCCATCGTCTTCCACCGCTGACGAGCCTGATGTTTTTCGAGGCAGCCGCCCGGACGCTGAATTTCACGCGGGCCGCAGAAGAGCTTCACGTCTCGCAGGCAGCGGTGAGCAAGCAGATCCGCCAACTGGAGGAGCGGCTCGGATTTGCACTCTTCGAACGGGTTGGGCGACGCGTGCAGTTGTCGCCGCGCGGAATGCAGCTGCATGGCAAGGTCAGCGCGGCATTCAATTACCTCGCTGATGCCGTCGACGAAATCAGTGTCAGGCGGACCACGAGTATGGTCACGCTGGCCGCGAATACGGCGATCTCGCACTTCTGGCTGAGTGAAGTCATGAAGGACTTCCGCGATCGCAATCCGGGTTTCTCGGCGAGCATTCGCACCATTACGTCCGATCAGCCTTCCGATCTCTTCGACGACAGCGTCGATCTCGTCGTGGCGTATGACCCCGGTGAGAGGATCAACTGGACGGCGCAGTTACTGTTCGAGGAAGAGATATTCCCTGTCGCGAGTCCCGCCTATATCGAGAGTCATCCGCTCGTCGGCGACGGGCCTGAAGCGCTGCTGTCGCAGGTGCTTCTCGAGTACGAACTCATACAGCCCAACTGGATCAACTGGGCGATCTGGTTCAGGTCGCTAGGTGTCGACCCGCGCCGCGTCAGAGCGACCGAGTATGGAAACAACTACAACGTGCTCGTCGATGCGGCCTCGCGCGGAAGAGGCGTGACGTTGGGCACGCGTCATCTTCTCGATGCGGAAATCCGTAGCGGGAAACTGGCGCGTCTGTCGTCGTTGAGCGTGCGTCCTGGCCGCGGCTACTTTCTGATGCGCAACGACCAGCGTCCGTTCAGTGCCGAGGTTGAACAGTTGCATCGCTGGATCGCGAGTTATCGTGTGAATCAGGAGATTCGCGAAGGGGCGTGA
- a CDS encoding DAK2 domain-containing protein: protein MSMSCNDIRALLSRALGALPAHTEELRELDAALGDGDLGITVQKGSAAVVKALAALPDDAAMSDILRAAGQAFSTANPSTFAALIGGGLLAAAKTMLDKHDVGKDDALAIGRAVAARIIERGKSKVGDKTVLDALVPSLDVLEASDGRAQEVLAAMIETARHRIESTAALQSQKGRAAWVQERSIGHADPGATAYLRFLEALLAALG from the coding sequence ATGAGCATGTCCTGCAACGACATACGCGCGCTGCTTTCCCGCGCGCTGGGGGCGCTGCCGGCGCACACCGAAGAATTGCGCGAACTCGATGCGGCGCTCGGCGACGGGGATCTCGGCATCACGGTGCAGAAGGGATCGGCGGCAGTCGTAAAAGCGCTGGCCGCATTGCCGGACGACGCAGCGATGAGCGACATCTTGCGTGCTGCCGGACAGGCATTTTCAACGGCCAATCCGTCGACATTCGCAGCGTTGATTGGCGGCGGATTGCTGGCGGCGGCGAAGACGATGCTGGATAAACATGACGTCGGCAAGGACGACGCACTCGCGATCGGACGCGCGGTGGCGGCACGCATCATCGAACGTGGCAAGAGCAAGGTCGGCGACAAGACGGTACTCGACGCGCTGGTGCCGAGCCTCGATGTGCTCGAAGCATCGGACGGCCGCGCGCAAGAGGTATTGGCTGCGATGATCGAGACCGCGCGGCATCGGATCGAAAGCACGGCCGCGCTGCAATCGCAGAAGGGGCGGGCGGCGTGGGTGCAGGAGCGCAGCATCGGTCACGCCGATCCGGGGGCGACGGCATATTTGCGGTTTCTCGAAGCGCTTCTTGCTGCGCTCGGTTGA
- a CDS encoding dihydroxyacetone kinase subunit DhaK, whose product MKKIINQPDDFVDEVIDALFLAHPGWIKAATADRRALVRADAPKAGHVGIVTGGGSGHLPGFLGYVGEGLCSGVAVGNVFSSPSAEQIFEATKAVNGGAGVLYVYGNYGGDVFNFDLAADLAEPEGIDIKTVLLTDDVASAPAERASERRGVAGMAFVFKCTGAAAERGDSLDEVARICAKANSHCRTMGVGLSPTILPAAGKPTFTLPDGEMEIGIGIHGEPGTHRGKLESADAIADRLMGEILGDLNAPKGSRLAVLINGLGATPLEELYLLFRRTAKVVGDHGLSIARSYVGEYVTSLEMAGASITVMLLDDELETLLAAPARSPLYRD is encoded by the coding sequence GTGAAGAAGATCATCAACCAGCCGGATGATTTCGTCGATGAAGTGATTGATGCATTGTTCCTGGCGCATCCTGGCTGGATCAAGGCCGCGACGGCCGACCGTCGTGCGCTCGTGCGTGCCGATGCGCCGAAAGCGGGCCACGTCGGCATCGTCACGGGTGGCGGCTCGGGGCATCTGCCGGGCTTTCTCGGCTACGTCGGCGAAGGGCTGTGCAGCGGCGTGGCAGTGGGCAACGTGTTTTCGTCGCCGTCGGCGGAACAGATTTTCGAGGCCACCAAAGCGGTGAATGGCGGCGCGGGCGTGCTGTATGTGTACGGCAACTATGGCGGCGACGTGTTCAACTTCGATCTCGCCGCCGATCTCGCAGAGCCCGAAGGCATCGACATCAAGACGGTGCTGCTGACGGACGACGTCGCCTCGGCACCTGCCGAGCGCGCGAGCGAACGGCGCGGTGTGGCGGGCATGGCGTTCGTCTTCAAGTGCACGGGCGCAGCGGCGGAACGCGGCGATTCGCTCGATGAAGTCGCGCGAATCTGCGCGAAGGCGAACAGCCACTGCCGCACGATGGGCGTCGGGCTGTCGCCGACCATCCTGCCAGCTGCGGGCAAGCCCACCTTCACGCTGCCCGATGGCGAGATGGAGATTGGCATTGGTATTCACGGCGAACCGGGCACGCATCGCGGCAAGCTGGAATCCGCCGATGCGATTGCGGATCGTCTGATGGGCGAGATTCTCGGCGATCTGAACGCGCCGAAGGGCTCGCGTCTCGCGGTGCTGATCAACGGTCTGGGCGCGACGCCGCTGGAAGAACTGTATCTGCTGTTCAGGCGTACGGCGAAAGTGGTTGGCGACCACGGCCTGTCGATAGCGCGCTCGTATGTCGGCGAATATGTGACGAGCCTCGAAATGGCCGGTGCCTCGATCACGGTGATGCTGCTCGACGACGAACTCGAAACGCTGCTCGCAGCGCCCGCGCGTTCTCCGCTGTATCGCGACTAG
- a CDS encoding ABC transporter permease, which translates to MTSTAAKQSDPEALSSRVIRQLRSGVGPLLAALIVICVVLSIASPEFLTTSTLTNILVQTSVVGIAAVGGTFVIITSGIDLSVGSLVALSGMVAATLMAGSTPDAVGVGIAGLAIALAVGAGVGALNGFSVIWLRLVPFIVTLAMMAMGRGLTLAISDGRTKFDFPNAFTLFGAKTFAGLPAPMIVMLIVFVIGHILLRKTTFGHQVFAVGGNQEAARLAGIPVRRVIFLTYTLAGVTSAIAGIVLAGRLNSALPSAANGLELQVIAGVVIGGTSLAGGRGSIVGTFIGVVLIGVINVGLSLLGVNPFWTQFIQGGVIFAAVMLDALSQRRKN; encoded by the coding sequence ATGACGTCGACGGCAGCGAAACAGTCTGATCCGGAAGCCCTTTCGAGTCGTGTGATCCGGCAATTGCGCAGCGGCGTCGGTCCGCTGCTGGCCGCGCTGATCGTGATCTGCGTGGTGCTGTCGATAGCGTCGCCCGAATTTCTCACCACCAGCACGCTGACCAACATACTCGTGCAGACATCCGTGGTCGGCATCGCGGCTGTGGGCGGCACGTTCGTGATCATCACGTCGGGCATCGATCTGTCGGTTGGCTCGCTGGTGGCGTTGAGCGGGATGGTCGCTGCGACCTTGATGGCCGGTTCGACGCCGGATGCCGTCGGCGTCGGCATCGCCGGTCTCGCGATTGCGCTCGCGGTCGGGGCGGGCGTGGGTGCGCTGAATGGTTTCTCGGTGATATGGCTCAGGCTCGTGCCGTTTATCGTGACGCTCGCGATGATGGCGATGGGCCGCGGCCTCACGCTCGCCATTTCCGATGGCCGCACCAAATTCGATTTTCCGAACGCATTCACGCTATTCGGCGCGAAGACTTTCGCCGGCTTGCCCGCGCCGATGATCGTGATGCTGATCGTGTTCGTGATCGGCCACATCCTTCTGCGCAAGACGACGTTCGGCCACCAGGTGTTTGCGGTCGGCGGCAATCAGGAAGCGGCGCGGCTCGCGGGCATTCCTGTGCGCCGCGTGATTTTTCTGACCTACACGCTCGCGGGCGTGACCTCGGCGATTGCGGGAATCGTGCTTGCGGGGCGGCTCAATTCCGCACTGCCGTCGGCGGCCAACGGGCTTGAGTTGCAGGTGATCGCGGGTGTCGTGATCGGCGGGACATCGCTGGCGGGCGGGCGCGGCTCGATTGTCGGGACGTTTATTGGCGTAGTGCTGATCGGCGTGATCAACGTCGGTCTGTCGCTGCTCGGCGTCAATCCATTCTGGACCCAGTTCATTCAGGGCGGCGTCATTTTCGCCGCCGTCATGCTCGATGCGCTCAGTCAGCGGCGCAAGAACTGA
- a CDS encoding sugar ABC transporter ATP-binding protein, with protein MNAGTSSQPQDNVQPHARADIESTAPPLLRMEGIVKSFPGVKALRGVSLTLEAGRVLAIVGENGAGKSSLIKTLSGAYEPDEGTIEINGVPLGRGTHAAIDAGVAVIYQELSLVNDMTVAENLFLGRMPARHGFVQRREADQDARQALAQVGLDGVSPSMRLGDLPLNKRQLIEVAKAIARDARILVMDEPTAALQHDDISHLYAVVRRLRAAGMGIIFISHHLEEVFELADSAVVMRDGATVSERPMSAWTEQDLVQAMVARNLDSFYPWEPRDYGSVVLEVRDLASPPIVRHASFKVRAGEIVGIAGIAGAGRTELLKAIFGAQKVTEGEIFIRGSKTVVRSPADGVRQGLVYTAEDRKLEGLVLDASIEENIVLSSLNAIATGGFVRNGRKRSLAQKASARFGVRAPSVAHITGNLSGGNQQKVILGRATATQPAVIMLDEPTRGIDVGAKTEIYAHMVAMARAGAAVVMVSSELPELLGMSDRVLVMYRGRIVAELPRDEADSETVIQWATTGARA; from the coding sequence ATGAACGCGGGAACGAGTTCGCAGCCGCAGGACAACGTTCAGCCACACGCGCGTGCAGACATCGAAAGCACAGCGCCGCCGCTGCTTCGCATGGAAGGCATCGTCAAGAGCTTTCCTGGCGTGAAGGCGTTGCGCGGCGTGAGCCTGACGCTCGAAGCGGGGCGTGTGCTGGCCATCGTCGGCGAAAACGGCGCGGGTAAATCGTCGCTGATCAAGACGTTGTCGGGCGCTTATGAACCGGACGAAGGCACCATCGAGATCAACGGTGTGCCGCTCGGACGCGGCACGCACGCTGCCATCGATGCAGGCGTCGCCGTGATCTATCAGGAGTTGTCGCTGGTCAACGACATGACGGTGGCGGAGAACCTGTTTCTTGGGCGCATGCCGGCGCGACACGGCTTCGTTCAGCGTCGTGAGGCCGATCAGGATGCACGCCAGGCGCTCGCGCAAGTGGGCCTCGACGGCGTGTCGCCGTCCATGCGTCTCGGCGATCTGCCGCTGAACAAGCGACAACTGATTGAAGTGGCGAAAGCCATCGCGCGCGACGCACGCATTCTGGTGATGGACGAACCGACAGCCGCATTGCAGCACGACGACATCTCGCATCTGTATGCGGTCGTCAGACGTTTGCGTGCAGCAGGCATGGGCATCATTTTTATTTCGCACCATCTGGAAGAAGTGTTCGAGCTGGCCGATTCCGCCGTCGTGATGCGCGATGGCGCTACCGTCAGCGAGCGGCCGATGTCGGCGTGGACGGAACAGGATCTGGTGCAGGCGATGGTCGCGCGCAATCTCGATTCGTTCTATCCGTGGGAGCCGCGCGATTACGGCTCGGTCGTGCTCGAAGTGCGCGATCTCGCGAGTCCGCCCATCGTGCGGCATGCGAGTTTCAAGGTGCGCGCAGGCGAGATCGTCGGGATTGCTGGCATTGCGGGCGCGGGCCGCACGGAGTTGCTCAAGGCGATCTTCGGCGCGCAGAAGGTGACGGAAGGCGAGATCTTCATTCGTGGCAGCAAGACCGTGGTCCGCTCGCCCGCCGACGGCGTGCGCCAGGGTCTCGTCTATACCGCGGAAGATCGCAAGCTCGAAGGGCTCGTGCTAGACGCGAGCATCGAAGAAAACATCGTGCTGTCGAGTCTCAACGCCATCGCGACAGGCGGATTCGTACGCAATGGACGCAAGCGTTCGCTCGCGCAAAAGGCCAGTGCGCGCTTCGGCGTGCGTGCGCCGAGCGTTGCGCATATCACGGGCAATCTGTCGGGCGGCAATCAGCAGAAGGTGATTCTCGGTCGCGCGACGGCCACGCAGCCCGCCGTGATCATGCTCGACGAGCCGACGCGCGGCATCGATGTTGGCGCGAAGACGGAGATCTACGCACATATGGTCGCCATGGCGCGCGCGGGCGCGGCCGTGGTGATGGTCAGCTCGGAACTGCCGGAACTGCTCGGCATGTCCGACCGCGTGCTGGTGATGTATCGCGGCAGGATCGTGGCCGAACTGCCGCGTGACGAAGCCGATTCGGAGACGGTGATTCAATGGGCGACAACGGGAGCACGAGCATGA
- a CDS encoding sugar ABC transporter substrate-binding protein gives MAWYSARFNGWTSLAAPASAGLLCIAAALSGCSKSESPSSSTAASDASASGAAVASAAPASSAAGGKTKIGFSIATLNNAFFVGLKLGVEKGSKDQGFELVQTNANGDAQQQVNDANNLLSQGITALVLNPIDSKAIIPVVQKANQMNIPVFTLDRGSDGGKVTSFVASDNVALGATGAKWIADQLTKRYGSAKGNVVDLIGLVGTTAATDREKGFSDEIAKYPDIKVVARQEGAFDQEKSLNAMTSILQKFPQIDAVFGANDDNTVGAEKAIDNAGRYKPAGDKDHILVIGADGTAQALSAIRAGKQDATISQNPIEMAAKSLSFIADNAAGKSVPATYAWPTFLIDKANIDSDETKKYGLWSLQVSQ, from the coding sequence ATGGCCTGGTATTCAGCACGCTTTAACGGATGGACGTCACTCGCCGCCCCGGCGAGTGCAGGACTGTTGTGTATCGCCGCCGCGTTGAGCGGCTGTTCGAAGAGCGAGTCGCCGTCGTCCAGCACGGCGGCGAGCGATGCGAGCGCAAGCGGCGCCGCGGTCGCGAGCGCCGCGCCGGCGTCGTCGGCTGCGGGCGGCAAGACGAAGATCGGCTTTTCCATCGCGACGCTGAACAACGCGTTCTTCGTCGGCCTGAAGCTGGGTGTCGAGAAGGGCTCGAAGGATCAGGGGTTCGAACTCGTGCAGACCAACGCGAACGGCGACGCGCAGCAACAGGTCAACGACGCCAATAACCTGCTGAGTCAAGGCATCACCGCACTGGTGCTGAACCCGATCGATTCGAAGGCGATCATCCCCGTGGTTCAGAAAGCGAATCAGATGAATATCCCTGTTTTTACGCTCGATCGCGGGTCGGACGGCGGCAAGGTCACGTCGTTCGTCGCGTCGGATAACGTCGCGCTCGGCGCAACGGGCGCGAAATGGATTGCCGATCAGCTGACCAAACGCTACGGCTCCGCGAAGGGCAATGTCGTCGATCTGATCGGCCTGGTCGGCACGACGGCTGCTACAGATCGGGAGAAGGGCTTTAGCGACGAGATTGCGAAGTATCCCGACATCAAGGTCGTGGCGCGTCAGGAAGGCGCATTCGACCAGGAGAAGTCGCTCAACGCGATGACCAGCATCCTGCAGAAATTCCCGCAGATCGACGCGGTATTCGGCGCCAACGACGACAACACCGTCGGCGCGGAAAAAGCGATCGACAACGCGGGCCGCTACAAACCGGCGGGCGACAAGGATCACATTCTCGTGATCGGCGCGGACGGCACGGCGCAGGCACTATCGGCGATTCGCGCGGGCAAGCAGGACGCAACGATCTCGCAGAACCCGATCGAGATGGCCGCGAAGTCGTTGAGTTTCATCGCCGACAACGCGGCGGGCAAGTCCGTGCCCGCGACATACGCATGGCCGACCTTCCTGATCGATAAGGCGAATATCGATTCGGACGAAACGAAGAAATACGGCCTGTGGTCGTTGCAGGTCAGCCAGTAA
- a CDS encoding class II aldolase/adducin family protein, with protein MNGTALTEDSLRAGIVHTMREMVRLGINQGTSGNVSARWRDGFLITPSGVPAAQLEADTIVWLPLDIDASAPVFDEKRPSTEWRFHRDILRARPEIEAVVHTHSNAATAMSIHGRDIPAHHYMVAAAGGNSIRCAPYATFGSQALSDHAVAALQNRTACLLAHHGVIALGADLTRALWLANEVEVLAQQYLLAATLGVPPVLSDEQMDEVVHRFSHYGVQRKRP; from the coding sequence ATGAACGGCACGGCGCTCACGGAAGACTCGCTGCGTGCGGGCATCGTGCACACGATGCGGGAAATGGTGCGCCTCGGCATCAACCAGGGCACCTCGGGCAATGTGAGCGCGCGCTGGCGGGACGGCTTTCTGATCACGCCGAGCGGCGTGCCGGCGGCGCAACTCGAAGCCGATACGATCGTCTGGTTGCCGCTCGATATCGATGCGTCCGCGCCCGTCTTCGACGAAAAACGGCCGTCGACCGAATGGCGCTTTCATCGCGACATCCTGCGTGCGCGGCCCGAAATCGAAGCAGTAGTCCACACGCATTCGAACGCGGCCACGGCGATGTCGATTCACGGCCGCGATATTCCCGCGCATCACTACATGGTTGCCGCGGCGGGCGGCAATTCGATTCGTTGCGCGCCGTATGCGACCTTCGGCAGCCAGGCGTTGTCCGATCACGCGGTGGCCGCGCTGCAAAACCGCACTGCGTGTCTGCTTGCGCATCATGGCGTGATTGCGTTGGGCGCCGATCTCACGCGGGCGTTGTGGCTCGCCAATGAAGTAGAAGTGCTGGCACAGCAATACCTGCTAGCGGCGACGCTCGGCGTGCCGCCCGTGCTGTCGGACGAGCAGATGGATGAAGTGGTTCACAGGTTCAGTCACTACGGCGTGCAACGCAAACGGCCCTAG
- the mtnA gene encoding S-methyl-5-thioribose-1-phosphate isomerase translates to MVLPKFESLPATLAWEHDSLRIIDQTRLPRETVIETLTTAFEVWRAIHELRVRGAPAIGVAAAYGLCVAMQPSRDLPIDAFRAALIEQAAYLDSARPTAVNLNWSLKRMLRAADRSGASDSASLYRALVDEATQIHREDQLLCEQIGRHGMPLITQGCGVLTHCNAGALATTGLGTATAPIYMAHREGIAFRVYADETRPLLQGARLTTYELQQAKVDVTLITDGMAASLMARRMVDVVIVGADRVAANGDFANKIGTLSLAIASRHFGVPFYVACPSSTLDLQTPDGSRIVIEERHADEVTHFGGQQVAPTGIKVLNPAFDVTPHDLVTGYITERGIIAEPFEANLAAMFQPQAAAAGAAS, encoded by the coding sequence ATGGTCTTGCCCAAGTTCGAAAGTCTGCCTGCTACCCTCGCGTGGGAACACGACAGTCTGCGAATCATCGATCAGACACGTTTGCCCCGCGAAACCGTGATCGAAACGCTGACGACAGCGTTCGAAGTCTGGCGGGCGATTCACGAACTTCGCGTACGCGGCGCGCCGGCGATTGGCGTGGCAGCGGCCTACGGGCTGTGCGTGGCGATGCAGCCTTCGCGCGATCTGCCTATCGATGCGTTTCGCGCCGCATTGATCGAGCAGGCCGCGTATCTGGATAGCGCCCGGCCCACGGCCGTCAATCTCAACTGGAGTCTGAAGCGCATGCTGCGCGCGGCGGACCGTTCGGGCGCGAGCGACTCTGCATCGCTGTATCGGGCGCTGGTCGATGAGGCGACGCAGATTCATCGCGAAGACCAGTTGCTATGCGAGCAGATCGGCCGGCACGGCATGCCGCTCATTACGCAGGGTTGCGGCGTGCTCACGCATTGCAACGCGGGCGCATTGGCGACGACGGGTCTCGGCACCGCAACCGCGCCGATCTACATGGCGCATCGGGAAGGCATCGCGTTTCGCGTGTATGCCGATGAAACGCGGCCCTTGCTGCAAGGCGCACGGTTGACGACGTACGAGTTGCAACAGGCGAAGGTCGACGTGACCTTGATCACCGACGGCATGGCGGCGTCGCTGATGGCGCGGCGCATGGTGGATGTCGTGATCGTCGGCGCGGATCGCGTGGCGGCGAACGGCGATTTCGCGAACAAGATCGGCACGTTGAGTCTTGCGATTGCATCGCGTCATTTCGGCGTGCCGTTTTATGTGGCGTGCCCGTCTTCGACACTCGATCTGCAGACGCCCGATGGCAGCAGGATCGTGATCGAGGAACGTCATGCCGACGAGGTCACGCATTTCGGCGGTCAGCAGGTCGCGCCCACAGGCATCAAGGTACTGAACCCCGCTTTCGATGTGACGCCGCACGATCTGGTCACGGGTTACATCACGGAGCGGGGCATCATCGCCGAACCGTTCGAAGCGAACCTTGCCGCGATGTTTCAGCCGCAGGCGGCTGCTGCGGGTGCGGCATCGTGA